In one Corynebacterium bovis DSM 20582 = CIP 54.80 genomic region, the following are encoded:
- the rplE gene encoding 50S ribosomal protein L5, whose protein sequence is MAENYTPRLKTRYRDEIRESLTKEFSYENVMQIPGVTKVVVNMGVGDAARDSKLINGAINDLTLITGQKPQIRTAKKAIANFKLREGMPIGARVTLRGDRMWEFLDRLLTVALPRIRDFRGLSDQQFDGHGNYTFGLNEQSMFYEIDVDKIDRPRGMNITVVTTATSNDEGRALLRELGFPFKAGQKAAD, encoded by the coding sequence ATGGCTGAGAACTACACCCCCCGTCTGAAGACCCGCTACCGCGACGAGATCCGGGAGTCCCTGACCAAGGAGTTCTCCTACGAGAACGTCATGCAGATCCCCGGCGTGACGAAGGTCGTCGTGAACATGGGCGTCGGCGACGCCGCCCGTGACTCCAAGCTCATCAACGGCGCGATCAACGACCTGACCCTCATCACGGGTCAGAAGCCGCAGATCCGCACGGCGAAGAAGGCCATCGCGAACTTCAAGCTCCGCGAGGGCATGCCCATCGGCGCCCGGGTCACCCTCCGTGGCGACCGCATGTGGGAGTTCCTCGACCGTCTGCTGACGGTCGCGCTGCCCCGCATCCGTGACTTCCGTGGTCTCTCCGACCAGCAGTTCGACGGTCACGGCAACTACACCTTCGGTCTCAACGAGCAGTCCATGTTCTACGAGATCGACGTCGACAAGATCGACCGTCCGCGCGGCATGAACATCACCGTCGTGACGACCGCCACCTCGAACGACGAGGGCCGGGCGCTCCTGCGCGAGCTCGGCTTCCCGTTCAAGGCCGGCCAGAAGGCCGCCGACTAG
- the rplX gene encoding 50S ribosomal protein L24, with protein MKIRKGDNVLVISGPDKGAKGRVIEAYPQRDKVLVEGVNRIKKHVANSAPERGAESGGIVTQEAPIHVSNVMVLDSDGNPTRVGYRFDENGKKVRISRRNGKDI; from the coding sequence ATGAAGATCCGTAAGGGCGACAACGTTCTGGTCATCTCCGGCCCCGACAAGGGTGCCAAGGGCCGCGTCATCGAGGCCTACCCGCAGCGGGACAAGGTCCTCGTCGAGGGCGTCAACCGCATCAAGAAGCACGTCGCGAACTCCGCTCCGGAGCGGGGTGCCGAGTCCGGTGGCATCGTCACGCAGGAGGCCCCGATCCACGTCTCCAACGTCATGGTCCTGGACTCCGACGGCAACCCCACCCGCGTCGGCTACCGCTTCGACGAGAACGGCAAGAAGGTCCGTATCTCGCGTCGCAACGGGAAGGACATCTAA